One Aegilops tauschii subsp. strangulata cultivar AL8/78 chromosome 2, Aet v6.0, whole genome shotgun sequence genomic window, TGTCCTGTCAAATCCGCCGCGAGCAATGGCGGCAATACGTCGGGCATGTGGGGAAAGAAACCATGTTGGCGAAGGCCGGCACGTCCACGGTCACCGCTGACAGCGAGGAAAAGTAGATcatgggaggccgccgccgcatGGGTCCCACGGAGGTCACTGCCACTGCGTCGCCGAGTTACACAGCCGGTGTCTTGCCCGGTGAACGGGGGCGTAGACCACAATGACCGTCTTCCCCCGCCCAAAAATCAACCTAATCCCTCTCGCTGACGGATATCCCTCAAGGGCTACCAGCAGTCCAATGAACGGGTTGCTGCACATAGGGAAGACATGTCTTTGGAGTGAAGATCCACCGCGGCTGATCGTAGACTAGTTTTACCACAACCCGGTATAGTTTAGTTAAAATATGCTTGAAATGTAAATGTTTTCGTCCGGTTTGCATGTAATTCATCCGGTTTGTTTAAAACCGATTTGCATGTAATTCATCCGGTTTGTTTAAAACCGATTTGAGACATATGCAAATAGCATTGGATGACCGACTTTCACATCCGTGTGCGCGGACTAGTCCCCTGTCCACTAACgagttggagatgcccttagtgGACCAGGGGATTAATAAAGCTGTTTCTACGCAAGTTGCCCCCGCGGTGGCATGTGAAGCAAAGACACGAGTCACGATACTGAATGAAGAAAATAACATATATTGATCTTGCTCCATAAAAAAACAGCAAGAAGCAGCAGGTTTCCATTCACGTTGTACATTTCTCACGTCTCTTCTCATAGCACCTCGACCTCTAATTGCATCAATAGATATTAACTAGCTAGCCCAATCTAACAAGAGGCGCCAACAAAGGATGACAGGTGTTATCTGTACACTGTTTGATTATCCAGCAATACTGTCATCAATGTCAGTGCACCAGAAAGCTTACAACAATGCGCAGCTCCGACTCAAAAAAGGATCAACACCTGAACAATGCACAAGATGACATCTCTACCGAGATGAACTGCGCTGACTCTCGCAACCGGGGCAGTTATGCAAGCTCTCATGGATGTAAATATCACAGTCAAAGCAGAAGTGGTGGTTGCATTTTGGACAGCGGACATGGATATTAGACTGGCCACCTGCAATGTTCATGGAGGTATAGTCAATGAACCTCATGATTACAGCGCATAAGAATATATAAGATACTCCTACTAGCATAACATAGAACAAAAACATAAATGAGATTGTCAAGAAAAGATAATCATGTGAATTCAGAAGAATAATAACTCCCCCCACTCTTGAAACTACAGAACTAATTTATGTTCCATTGACAGTTCGCTTCTAAATGCTGAAACAATCTAAGGCTGGTTTTCATATATGTTGCCCTCTGCACTATGCAACTTTGTTCGTGGGGTTAAGTTGATGATCCACACTTCACTCTGAAGTGACAATAACATGGATAAAGAAAGCACCCCATGGTATACACAATAACAACCACTAAATGGAAGGGCAGaaaataaataaggcaacaaagACTGGAACTGCTTCATTATGATAATTCCTCCTTTTCTAACACAGAGACCAAGGACATTAAAGATAtatttcctcatctgaagaaaattaACCGAAGCAAGAAGGCAGCATATTTGGGCGGAGATGTGTTTAAGCATACCGGTGTTAATGAGACTCTGCTGGCAGCCAAAACAATTTTGTCCTCCCTTTTGACCTAATTTGAACGTCACCTCATCAAACGGCGCTACAGGGAAGAGATGGTGATAGGATCGTGCCAGATGTGGGGAACTAACAAGTGTTAGACCACATGTTCGGCACTCCGTTGGAAGCTCACATACATTAACTTTGCATCTGGGACATATGTAACCTTCAGCGCCAGACTTAATTTTCTTGTGGCAAGAGCAGATGGAGATAAGATCCTCTGCTCCCCTCTGTGGAAAACCCATCTTAATCAAATTAGCTGCAGCATACTCTGCAATGGCAGGTGGTGGAGGAGCATGTTCAAGCAGCAATTCCTTGAAGTGGGACTGCCAAAAGAAAGAAACATTATCTCATCATCACAGGATTTGAATATCAAAAGTAAAAGCTACAAACACAAGCATATTTTAGCACCTCGTCTAGTGCAACCGTATAGGATCCACCAGTCTCTTCACAGAGATGCTTGCAAATGAAAATTTCTGCAGCAAGCCCAATAACAGAACATCTAACTTTGGATTTCTTGCATTTTTCTATTGTCTCCATGATATCACCAGGATCACATGTGTTCAGTGCGGAGTACAAAAATAATACTTCCTTGTGACCATAGGAAGGAATCTGGTTCAAGTAACCATTGACAAGTTCTAGAGCATTCTGCAGAGATGAATCACCAGAACACTCAAGCTTGCCCATCAATGCGTTAATCTGTGACTCTGGACTCCCTCCAATCTCCGTCAGTCGATGAGAAATGCCATCTTTAATTGTCACTAGCCCAACATGGCTCAAGGGATTCTGATCGAAGAATTCCCTTATGAATGCCTCAGCACACTTAGCAACAACAGCCATTCGACTAGGGCGATAATCCATTTCTGAAGCTGCCTAAATGAGCAAAATACAACCAGACAAAAGGTGATTACAAGAGAATGAAAAGAAGAAACACAAGTTGTGAACAGTATAAAATGCAACGCACACAAATTACAAACAACAGATCTTGAGGATCCTAAATTCCTAATTGTTCAAACTAGACAATATATGCTGCTCAAATATTATGTTATCAGCTACACTGCAAGAGCGAAAGGAAATGGTGATGAAGAGAaaacaacatgaacattttctaaaagaACACATGCACAAGACATATAAAGTTCTGTCAGACCAACATAAACTCTTTACTATTATGTTAAGTGATACTCAACAGTAAAGCTGTTATTTTCTTATGGCATAGTTTTGACACTAGCTGGCCAATTCCTTGCACTAAATGATTCGCATACCTCCATTAAATTTTTGGTTTTGGCCCTAGTCTGCCCCTGATAAGTGATAACTGCCATATGAACAAATCCTACCAAATGCCCTAACACACACCAACTATAACATGTCAACACACACATTCAGCTATTAAAAGAGAACAATAAGCAAGAAGGCAATCTTCCAGATAGGTGTGAAGTGCCGTACGATCAGCACAGCTAAAGGACACGAATCGGATCGTCTACTAGTTCTTCCTACAAACAAAATGAAGCAGCGCTCTAGGATTCAGACCTGCATTCTCTCTATAGAGAACCACACGCAGCTCGGTGAAGCTACTAACATACAAATCAATCCAGAGCATTAGAGCTGGTCACCAGTCACCACTTCACCAATGGTGACCCTGGTCCACATCTCGGTAGACAGTGTGCAAGAACACCAGATCACTCTCGGTAGGGATGTCATAATAAACAATACAAAGGGAGATTAGCCCGATCAGCATTGCTCGACAGCCCATTGATCCCCAACCAGGCGCTGGACCGTAATGGCTAACCTAACGGGCAGGAAATCAAGAAATAGGGCGTAGCAACTAACCTTGGAGAGGTCGATGACGATGTAGAGGTAGCGGATGAGGCCCTTCTGGatgcgggccgcggcggcggcggagcggagcaggaggcggcggcggtaCTGCGAGTGGACGAGGTTCTTGGTGTCGATGGGGCGGAGCAGGCCCGACTCGTCCTCCTGCAGCGCCTCCCACGAGCGGTCGTCGGCGTAGGCGCGCTCCCATGCCTCGAGGACGCGGCCGTCGcccgtctcctcctcctcctcttcctcgtcgtccTCCTGGTTTTTGCGCCGCCCGGAGGCCGTGGACGGCGCGTTGaacccgcctccgccgccgccgacgccgacgccgtaCATGGTGGGGCCGGCGGCGAGGTGGAGGCGGAGTTGGATGCTGGGATGGGGGAGTGCGAGGTCGGGACCAGGAGATGATGGGCCTGGGCGGCTGTGTTTGGGTTTGGGGCTCCTGGGCCTTTTGTGGGGGGCTTTTCTTGACCTTTCTGAGCTGTCTCGGCGTTGGGGTCAGGCGGGACAGCAGGAGGTCGGGACTCGGGGTTCAGAACGGAGATCGGGGAGGCTGGCGGCGGGACACACACCggcggccggcgggcggcgggggcggaaCGTCGCCGGACGGACGGGCTGCTCGAGGCTCGGCCGCCGCCGTAGTCTAGCAGAGGAAGCGTGCGGTCAATCCCTAGCCGCCGCCTCGAGTCCTCCACTCCTCCCTCTGCGCTCGGGTGTGTGGcgtgaattttttttgtttttggcAGTATAGCGCTAGGCCGCTAGATGACCGGGCTGCTGGGGCAACTGGGCCTAGAAAGGCTGGCGAAATGTGCCAGAGTGGGCTGGGCCTAGATAGGCTGGCGAAATTAACGAGCTAAACGAGTTGCTCGTGAAGCTCGTTTTGCTCGAGCTCGTTAATCTAAAAAAAAGCTAAAAATGCTGATCAGCTCGGTTCATTAACTTACGAGCACGAGCTGCAACGACTCGAGGTAGCGCTCATTTCCTCACGAGCTTTGAGGTTTTCGTGGTAAAATAAAATATCTAAAAAATTATTTAAATTTATGCAATATGATGCTTATGCAAAAATAACAATCAACTTCTAATTTGAGGTGACCCCGGATTGCTACGTTTGACCCTCATAAACGGTAATCTCGCCCTGAGATTCCAAGGTGAGGCAAGAGGTACAAGGTTACGAACCTAACGAGAACTTCTCATCCATGTTGCTCTTCAACAATTGGATACTCTCATGCTACCAATTCTAAAAAAATGATTAAAAAATTAAGTGAAAATTTGTGAATGTTCACAACACAGGTGTCTACAAACCCTAAAAAAATTAAGATCCAAGTTCAAAGTAGACACAtagagaaacaaaaaagacaaattcaacATTAATAGTGTCAATAAAGACAAAAACATGAACAGTGTGAAAACCACACTATTCACAACtagatttattttttatttcccAATGTGTATGTTGAATTTGGATCTGAGTTTTTTTTAAGGTTGTAGATACGTGTGTTGTGAacattcatgattttttttcgaAATCTATTGAAACAATTGAATTTCAATGTTTCAATTTTGTATCACGGGAGCATCTGAGTGGTGGTATCACCTTATATTTTCCCTAGTGATTGCTAGGGTCTATTTTTACTTCATTTTGTCCAATGCGGAAGACAAGAACTTTTTGTATATATTTAGACAAGGTTTAACTGTAGTAtgagttttttttttaaatttaaGTAATATAATGGGTGGTGTGTGGTCACTCAATCTTAAGATGGTGCCTAGTCTTTGCTCTTGCACGGCTCAAATTCCTATTACCCAGCGAAATCTTGAATCGACAGATGAGATAGCTTCAGCGAGTCGGTGAGGGAAACCAGTACAGCTGGGTCtattcaaccccccccccccctcttgcCTCTTGAATCGTGCATTTGGTCTGGCGCAcgtaggctagtcatagtggggagtaacttagactagtaacatgcatacgttactagtctatgttagtatctctatagtgcatagtatcatagattagtatcataggtggtctcatttattgccatgcatgacacatagtagcatcacatttattatgttacggtatctacctatgttactataaccatctttctcttctttaattgcctgCCACATAAGCATGTTCGTGAGTCCCAAGTACATGATACTACTACTTATATGTTACCCCCATTATGGCCAGCCGTACGTGACGTAACATTCGCTTTCACGCGCTCATGCGTGCGTGTCCATATCCATGTGCGGGTTCAGTTCTACTAGGTCGCGGAAATCATGATCCCTGGACTCGGGATCCGCCAATGATTACAAGGATCCATCGCAACCTCCGCGCTGTAGGGTCATCACCAGTTCAGCGCTGCTTGTCCACTGTCTACTCAACATACAGCAATCTTATAGCACTTTTTGAGAGCGACTTCAAGCTGGTGGTTGCGGTTTAAGTGCTCCGGCAGGTTCGATCGGTGCGTAGAGCCAATTTTGAGTTCATCCGCAGGTCTGTGATGATGCCattatttgtttgtttgtttgtttgtttatCCAAGTACTGGGAGTCTAGAATGGCTTTTGGCTGGCACATTCATGTACCTTGGATGAGCACGACGGGGAGCCAAATTGCGACGGAAAAAGTGAAAAATATGATTGACGCAATCGTCTGTTTTCACCCCAAATTCAGGTGAAGCTGGCAACACGCACACTGTCGGCTCTGTTTCTCTGCCACCTGAGATTCGCATTTTGTTTTTCCTGCTCGCAGCCGCGTAGGCAGGTGTCGATCCACCACGCGCCTATTGCTGCTCGTCCACTTTGGTCGCCGGTGCGATTCCTGACCGCCGCACGGGACAAGGGGTGACCCACTTGCCTTTTCTATTCTACCATCGGATCAGAGGGTGAGGGAGAGATGAGATTGGGCGGGCGGGAGGAGGAGTAAAGCGCCGACGTTTCCTGCCTTGCAAGTTTACCTCGCCCGCCGGCCAACCAAACCAAAATCAATCGAGACATACTCGATGGATGGATCGATCGAGACGTGAGCATTTCACCCTCCGGTTCCTTTCAGGAGCGGCAATGGCGAGAGAGGCAAGGGGCAGTGGGCTATGGAGAGAGGCAAGGCTGAGCTGACGTCTGGCCACGGGACGTTCGTCTTCTGCCGGCTTCAGTGATTCAACTTTCAAGCTGTCAGTGTGCACTGCGCCGTAGAGTACTACAGTAGTATTCTTGATCTCAAAAAGAATACGGCTGGTCAAGACCTCGGAGCACTTTCTCATCGATACTCGCATGTTTTAGCGCACACAAATTGTTTTTCCTTTGCGATTGGTTGGTAAATTGTTATCTTGATTGATCGGTAAATGGTAAGTAAGTGGTATTTTCAGCTGAGTGGCAAACTTCTTTTTTTCTGATGAGATGATTGCCAAACTGTTTTGGTGTGACTGAAAGTTTACGAACTTGATTGTCCTTGACCAGCTTGAAATGGATGAGGTGGTGGGCCTGCTCTGCTGCTTGCTTTAAGCTTACTTCTCCGGATGGGGTGACGGCGTCAGCATTGGCTGGCAAAAACCAGGATAGCATTAGCACGGGTGGCTGTGCTTGCCAATCTCTCGTGAAGATAAAACCCACCATAGTACAGTTATTATTTCTGCTACAGTTCCACGGTGGGATCACAGGTCACATAGCAGcactctctctttttttttcctttttttttgccAGGAAGCACTCTCTCGAGTCTCGAGTGGCATCACCTATGCGAtccaaaaacattttttttcttttcaaatGGAGGCAAAAGGTAGGACCCAAACTTTTTGTCACCCCGCAAGACCCTTTCGTCACCCTGCCAGCCACCACCAAGGAAGACGTTGGGGACAACAACAAAAAACTTGCTTCGGGTCGCCGCACCATCACCAAGGCCGGCGGCAAGGGTGGTGGCAGGGCCGCAGCGGCACCGACGATGATAGATCGCTCTCCCATTCCTCCAGACGGTGGCAAGTAGGAGAGGAAGCCGACAGCGGCCATGAAGGCACTAGCCAAGGAAGAGGCAATGAATAATGAGGCGACTCCGGTGCCTAGAAATCGTCCTTGTACCCCGTCTCCGACGAACCCTACGTCCCCTTGTCCAGCACGTCCGGCCACCGCTGCCGCCGCCGAGGACCGTGGCCGCCAAGTGGTTATGAAATGCTGGTCAAATTTCGTGCCTTTTCTTTTCGCCGGATACATTGGTGATTGCTTGCGGGCATAGAGTGATGaggttgttgttgttattgttgtggtTGATGTTGTTGTTGATTACGCTGTGGAGGGGTTGAATGTGACCGAATTCTTGTCTCAATTGAAGGAGTCACACATGCTTGGCCTTGATGATTGACACTGCGAAGAGTCGATGTTTGCTCAGCAAGAAGAAgccagggaggaggaggaggaccccgaattggtgatggaggaggaggaggtcgatGATCCCATGGAGACACAAGGAAGCTGAAGATATCGAGGGCACACAACTATTCTCAAGAAGAAGACGTTCCTTCGTGTCATCCTTGGATGAACGTGTTGCTCGATGCATCGTTTGACATGGATCAATCAAAGGATAAGTTTAAGCGTAGGATTGAAGAGTATTAGTATTATAGCAACATCATGGACGTCGCATTATGCTGCACTCAAGGCTCTCCTAGGCACTTTTGGGCACCATCCTGAAGCAATGCAACTGCTGATCCGCTTGCATTGATCAAACCAACCATTTACCACCGAGCGGGGTGCAAATCACAGCTATGGCCCTATCATCAAAGAGCTATACAAGCAACACAACAAGTAGAATGGTGGTAAGGGCTTCACATTGCACCATTGCTACAAAGGACTTTGCAACGATGAAAAGTGGATTAGGAGGAACCTCGAGCCACACCGAAGAGGTCAATGATTAGCATATCCATTGAAACCGATGACGAGGAGGATGAAAATCACAACAAGAGGTCGGATGGTGATAAGATTGCAAAAGAGTGGAAGAATAAAGGAGGCTTAGGAGCCTACAGGGAAGAACGTTTGGCTATGATTGAGACCATGAAAGCATTGGCAGCCGAACTCAAAGAAGAAAAGGCGACAAGGCGGAACGAGCTCAAGTCCTTGCAGGACGAGAAGCGATggtcatgaaggaaatatgccctagaggcaataataaagttattatttatttcctcatatcatgataaatgtttattattcatgctagaattgtattaaccggaaacataatacatgtgtgaatacatagacaaacatagtgtcactagtatgcctctacttgactagctcgttgatcaaagatggttgagtttcctagccatagacatgagttgtcatttgattaacgggatcacatcattaggagaatgatgtgattgacttgacccattccgttagcgaagcacttgatcgtttagttcactactattgctttcttcatgacttatacatgttcctgtgactatgagattatgcaactcccgattaccggaggaacactttgtgtgctaccaaacgtcacaacgtaactgggtgattataaaggtgctctacaggtgtctccgatggtacttgttgagttggcatagatcgagattaggatttgtcactccgattgtcggagaggtatctttgggccctctcggtaatgcacatcacaataagccttgcaagcaatgtgactaatgagttagttgcggaatgatgcattacggaacgagtaaagagacttgccggtaacgagattgagctaggtattgagataccgacgatcgaatctagggcaagtaacataccgatgacaaagggaacaacatatgttgttatgcggtttgaccgataaagatcttcgtagaatatgtaggaaccaatatgagcatccaggtcccgctgttggttattaaccggtaacgtgtctcggtcatgtctacatagttcttgaacccgtagggtccgcacgcttaaagttctgtggcgatcggtattatgagtttatatgttttgatgtaccaaaggtagttcggagtcccgaatatgatcatggacatgacgaggagtctcgaaatggtcgagacataaagattgatatattggaagcctacatttggacatcggaagagttccgagggaaatcgggattttaccggagtgccggaggggttaccggaacccccgggggttaatgggccttgttgggccctagtggagagagagaggggccggccagggcaggccgcgcgccccctccccctcttgtccgaattggactaggaagggggggcgcccccctttccttctccttctccccttcctttccccctcctagtaggagtaggaaagaggggagtcctactcctactaggaggaggactcctcctcctggcgcgccctacagggccggccgacctccccccttgctcctttatatacgggggtaggggggcaccctaggacacacaagttgatcattgatctctcccagccgtgtgcggtgccccctccaccataatccacctcagtcatatcgtagcggtgcttaggcgaagccccgcgacggtagcttcatcaacatcgtcaccacgctgtcgtgctgacgaaactctccctcgagctctactagatcgtgagttcgcgggacgtcaccgagctgaacgtgtgctgaacgcggaggtgccgtacattcggtactgaggatcggtcgatcgtgaagacgtacgactacatcaaccgcgttgtcataatgcttccgcttaacggtctacgagggtacgtggacgacactctcccctctcgttgctatgcatcaccatgatcttgcgtgtgcgtaggaatttttttgaaattactac contains:
- the LOC109749369 gene encoding general transcription factor IIH subunit 2, producing the protein MYGVGVGGGGGGFNAPSTASGRRKNQEDDEEEEEEETGDGRVLEAWERAYADDRSWEALQEDESGLLRPIDTKNLVHSQYRRRLLLRSAAAAARIQKGLIRYLYIVIDLSKAASEMDYRPSRMAVVAKCAEAFIREFFDQNPLSHVGLVTIKDGISHRLTEIGGSPESQINALMGKLECSGDSSLQNALELVNGYLNQIPSYGHKEVLFLYSALNTCDPGDIMETIEKCKKSKVRCSVIGLAAEIFICKHLCEETGGSYTVALDESHFKELLLEHAPPPPAIAEYAAANLIKMGFPQRGAEDLISICSCHKKIKSGAEGYICPRCKVNVCELPTECRTCGLTLVSSPHLARSYHHLFPVAPFDEVTFKLGQKGGQNCFGCQQSLINTGGQSNIHVRCPKCNHHFCFDCDIYIHESLHNCPGCESQRSSSR